A stretch of Henckelia pumila isolate YLH828 chromosome 4, ASM3356847v2, whole genome shotgun sequence DNA encodes these proteins:
- the LOC140861480 gene encoding uncharacterized protein, producing the protein MEGEHEQEPPVYRSMMDLALPNIEGARPSIIRPTVAANHFEIKPAILQMVQNTLQFGGSVIDEPYVHLTNFLDICDTFKIQGVSDDAIRLRLFPFSLRDKAKAWLTNLPAGSIITWDDLDKAFLTKYFPPSKSMKLRADIKTFSQGEQETFYEAWERYKDLLRTCPHHQLPDGLVVQTFYYGLSHLNRTMLDAAAGGNLLRKSSEDGYELIEEMATSSYHPQSERSGARKSTGIHQVEAFTSVAAQLEVMNKRIEELSVGHSAMRVQEVWCEKCGAEHFTKDCQTFSQPEGVMASHMGNQNRPRNDPFSNSYNPGWRQHPNFSWGGQNNKPYGNQNYSRHPQEEKSSLEQMMQKFISSTETRMQNQDASIKNLENQIGQLAKSISSRYQGTLPSDTEKNPKEHVKAIELRSGKTVEPEQKSEKKPETGTSKKTSALKKSKLDSQFGKFLEVFKKLNINIPFADALMQMPSYAKFLKEILSNKRKLEEHAMISLTENCSALFHKALCDLGASINLMPYSVFRKLSLGEPKSTRMSLQLADRSIKYPRGIIKDVLVKVDKFIFPVDFVVLDMEEDLDMPLILGRPYLETGKALIDIQKGELLLRVGEEKISFDVFNALKFSQNNEECFQLDVVDSLLFDYVQDNFQEPLEAALVSEQLGDLSDGVEEMTAYLNDNQSWRRGGKLRLEDLGDRKDLVLQKPSIEEPPTVELKPLPIHLKYMFLGENDKLPVIISSSLTGEMEDKLMEVLNKRVGAR; encoded by the exons ATGGAAGGAGAACACGAACAAGAACCACCAGTTTACAGATCCATGATGGATCTTGCCTTACCAAATATTGAAGGTGCTCGACCAAGCATTATCCGACCAACTGTAGCAGCGAATCACTTTGAGATAAAGCCGGCGATTCTTCAAATGGTTCAGAACACGCTTCAATTTGGTGGAAGTGTCATTGATGAACCCTATGTGCATCTCACAAATTTTTTAGATATTTGTGATACATTCAAGATACAGGGAGTTTCAGATGACGCTATTCGTTTGCGTTTATTCCCTTTTTCACTACGAGACAAGGCGAAAGCATGGCTAACGAATTTACCTGCAGGTTCCATCATAACTTGGGATGATCTGGATAAAGCTTTCCTCACCAAATACTTCCCACCATCAAAGTCAATGAAGCTGAGAGCAGACATCAAAACTTTTTCCCAAGGTGAACAGGAAACATTTTATGAAGCATGGGAACGCTACAAGGATCTACTGAGGACATGTCCACACCACCAATTACCAGACGgtcttgtggtacaaactttttaCTATGGACTTTCTCATTTAAATCGTaccatgttagatgcagctgcaGGTGGGAATTTACTGCGAAAGTCGTCGGAGGATGGTTATGAATTAATCGAGGAAATGGCAACCAGTAGCTATCATCCTCAATCTGAAAGGAGTGGGGCCCGGAAATCAACTGGAATTCATCAAGTTGAAGCATTCACATCTGTGGCTGCTCAACTTGAAGTCATGAACAAAAGGATCGAGGAACTGAGTGTAGGACATTCGGCAATGCGAGTGCAAGAAGTATGGTGTGAAAAATGCGGTGCAGAGCATTTCACGAAAGACTGTCAAACATTCTCTCAACCGGAGGGAGTTATGGCAAGCCACATGGGAAATCAGAATCGCCCCAGGAAtgacccattttcgaattcataCAATCCAGGGTGGAGACAACATCCGAATTTTTCATGGGGTGGACAGAATAATAAGCCGTATGGAAATCAGAATTACAGCAGGCATCCTCAAGAGGAGAAATCAAGCTTGGAGCAGATGATGCAGAAATTTATATCATCTACTGAAACCCGTATGCAGAATCAAGATGCATCGATCAAAAATCTGGAGAATCAAATAGGTCAATTGGCCAAATCAATTTCCAGCAGATATCAGGGTACTTTGCCGAGCGACACTGAGAAGAATCCGAAGGAACATGTGAAAGCAATTGAATTAAGGAGTGGAAAGACGGTCGAGCCTGAACAAAAAAGCGAGAAAAAGCCCGAAACGGGTACATCAAAAAAAACTTCAG CTCTTAAGAAGTCCAAGCTAGACTCTCAGTTTGGTAAATTTTTagaagtgttcaagaaattgaacATCAATATACCCTTCGCCGATGCACTGATGCAAATGCCAAGCTatgcaaaattcttgaaggaaatCCTCTCTAACAAGAGGAAATTGGAGGAGCATGCAATGATAAGTCTGACAGAAAATTGCTCGGCACTG TTTCATAAGGCTTTGTGTGATTTGGGtgcaagtataaatttaatgccttacTCTGTTTTTAGGAAACTGAGCTTGGGAGAACCAAAGTCCACCAGAATGTCTTTACAACTGGCGGACAGGTCCATCAAATATCCACGGGGGATTATCAAGGACGTTCTTGTGAAAGTggacaaattcatcttccccgTGGACTTCGTGGTGTTAGATATGGAAGAAGATCTAGACATGCCACTCATCTTGGGAAGACCTTATCTGGAAACAGGAAAAGCACTTATAGATATCCAGAAGGGAGAGCTGTTGTTGAGAGTGGGAGAGGAGAAAATTTCTTTTGACGTTTTTAATGCCTTGAAATTTTCTCAGAATAATGAAGAATGTTTTCAGTTAGATGTAGTAGACTCACTCTTATTTGATTATGTGCAGGATAATTTTCAGGAACCGTTAGAGGCTgcacttgtatctgaacagttgGGCGACCTCAGTGACGGAGTAGAAGAGATGACCGCATACTTGAATGACAATCAGTCATGGAGAAGAGGTGGAAAGCTTAGACTTGAAGACCTTGGTGACCGGAAGGATTTAGTTCTTCAGAAACCAAGCATTGAGGAACCACCTACTGTGGAATTGAAACCATTACCCATTCATCTTAAATACATGTTTTTAGGTGAGAACGATAAGTTACCTGTCATAATatcttcttctttgacaggtgagATGGAGGACAAACTAATGGAGGTGCTTAataaaagagtgggtgcccggtga